The following are encoded in a window of uncultured Sphaerochaeta sp. genomic DNA:
- a CDS encoding ECF transporter S component — MQGNRNALKVAMVSVLTAVVVVFTMVVRIPTAKGYLNLCDVAICFIAFTFGPWSAFIAAGLGTALADLISGYAQWAPISFVVHGVEGLLVALIVQKKGDVLYPWEEKPSQPSFVSQQYPLGILHCLPCLSAQ, encoded by the coding sequence ATGCAGGGAAATAGGAATGCTTTGAAAGTTGCCATGGTGTCGGTGCTGACCGCAGTGGTAGTGGTTTTTACGATGGTTGTGCGTATTCCCACGGCAAAAGGGTACTTGAATCTCTGTGATGTAGCTATCTGCTTCATCGCCTTTACCTTTGGTCCCTGGTCAGCGTTCATTGCAGCAGGGCTTGGGACGGCACTTGCTGATCTGATCAGTGGGTATGCACAATGGGCGCCTATTAGCTTTGTTGTCCATGGAGTGGAAGGGCTTCTGGTTGCCTTGATCGTCCAGAAGAAGGGAGATGTGCTGTATCCTTGGGAAGAAAAGCCCTCGCAGCCTTCGTTTGTATCGCAACAGTATCCCTTGGGTATTTTGCACTGTCTGCCCTGTTTATCAGCACAGTGA
- a CDS encoding energy-coupling factor transporter transmembrane component T produces MTTNTYIAGTGWLYRFDPRAKILLMLLMCIWFFLPVSLLHLSIVVGLVVLSGSFNAGWHHAWRTFVSISPMLLFMVLFMPFNVRDGSPLLSIGGFTVITTEGLEQALRLMSRFIGITYVCTLLFATTVMHEVMLALRWYHLPYKASLVVTLAFTYIPFIADSFSQISESHRLREAEDEKKRKFGQRLKDLVPTLTSALVVALKSIPNLAMSLEMRGFGRDERRTSYHSLDAYHHVCTHFLLSCIIPVAFWFANIFF; encoded by the coding sequence ATGACGACCAATACGTATATTGCAGGAACGGGTTGGCTCTACCGATTTGACCCACGTGCTAAAATCCTGTTGATGCTTCTCATGTGTATCTGGTTCTTTCTCCCTGTCTCCCTGCTCCATCTCTCCATTGTGGTCGGGTTGGTTGTTCTGTCCGGCTCTTTCAATGCAGGTTGGCACCATGCATGGAGAACCTTCGTTTCCATCTCACCGATGCTGCTCTTTATGGTACTTTTCATGCCATTCAATGTACGGGATGGATCTCCACTGCTCTCCATTGGAGGTTTTACCGTGATCACGACTGAAGGTTTGGAACAAGCCTTGAGGTTGATGAGTCGTTTTATCGGTATCACCTACGTGTGCACTCTGCTGTTTGCCACCACGGTTATGCATGAGGTTATGCTTGCCCTGAGGTGGTATCATCTTCCCTATAAGGCCAGCTTGGTGGTGACGCTTGCCTTCACCTATATTCCGTTCATTGCGGATAGCTTCAGCCAGATATCTGAGTCTCATCGCCTACGCGAGGCTGAGGATGAGAAAAAGAGAAAATTCGGCCAACGACTCAAGGATTTGGTTCCGACCCTTACCAGTGCCCTGGTGGTTGCGCTCAAATCCATCCCGAACCTTGCTATGAGTCTGGAGATGCGTGGATTTGGGAGAGATGAGCGACGTACCAGTTACCATAGCCTTGATGCTTATCATCATGTATGTACCCATTTTCTCCTCTCTTGTATTATTCCAGTGGCGTTTTGGTTTGCGAATATATTTTTCTAG
- a CDS encoding ABC transporter ATP-binding protein: MINALSIEHLSFTYQSWTGKQNDPLFRGLSLQIPSGSKTLLLAPFNRGKTTLAKIICGVCPKYFPGEMDGVIRLYGKSLGDLDPWDLLPVCTYVSQNPQEQFVATSVEEEIAFPLESMGMDRATMKARIEEAITHWGLQDLRTSSEQELSGGERKRVLLATMQAIDASFWLLDEAFDDLDQHWRDQLKDLIATSGKTVLVLASRYLGEFDDLFDQVLLLDEGVVVKGETNTLLPRFAHLCGDDLPSPLEREHELPAQRRMLSCQSLQAERSRVSTAESEHFTLEVPQFQLQSGELVTLVGPNGSGKSSFSRLLCGLDAPLGGQITIDGKQYEGKQLSKRVGYLFQSPDLQIFLPTVAEELSWSLKRRSDLSRKEIEKQVAACAELFSLDLDDTPTTMSYPLRKALQAAVYYLLDRPFYILDELDSALTYQSALSIIAHLRHNGAGILLITHDRQFADKVAQRSYTIEDGRLSAV, translated from the coding sequence ATGATCAACGCACTCTCCATAGAGCATCTCTCTTTCACCTACCAGTCATGGACAGGGAAACAGAATGATCCACTCTTTCGTGGGCTTTCTCTGCAGATTCCCTCAGGAAGCAAGACCCTCTTGCTTGCTCCCTTCAACAGGGGAAAGACTACGCTCGCCAAGATCATTTGTGGGGTCTGCCCCAAATATTTTCCAGGAGAAATGGATGGTGTGATACGTCTCTATGGAAAATCACTTGGAGATTTGGATCCCTGGGATCTTCTGCCAGTATGCACCTATGTCTCCCAGAACCCCCAAGAGCAGTTTGTAGCTACCTCGGTTGAGGAAGAGATTGCATTTCCTCTTGAGTCTATGGGCATGGATAGAGCAACCATGAAGGCGCGGATCGAGGAAGCAATAACACACTGGGGGCTTCAGGATTTGAGAACCAGTAGTGAGCAGGAACTCAGTGGGGGGGAACGCAAAAGGGTACTCCTCGCCACGATGCAGGCAATTGATGCCTCTTTCTGGTTGCTGGATGAAGCCTTTGATGATCTGGATCAACATTGGAGAGACCAACTCAAAGACTTGATAGCAACAAGTGGTAAAACGGTACTGGTGCTTGCGAGCCGGTATCTCGGTGAGTTCGATGACCTCTTTGACCAGGTGCTCTTACTCGATGAGGGAGTTGTTGTAAAAGGTGAGACAAACACCTTGCTTCCTCGCTTTGCTCATCTTTGTGGTGATGATCTTCCCAGCCCTCTGGAAAGAGAGCACGAATTGCCTGCCCAAAGAAGAATGCTCTCTTGCCAGTCTCTCCAAGCCGAGCGTAGCAGGGTGAGTACTGCAGAAAGTGAACATTTTACATTGGAAGTACCCCAATTCCAACTGCAAAGTGGAGAGTTGGTAACCCTTGTTGGACCTAACGGTAGCGGCAAGAGTTCGTTCAGTCGCTTGCTCTGTGGTTTGGATGCTCCCCTAGGTGGGCAGATTACCATTGATGGAAAACAATATGAGGGAAAGCAACTTTCCAAACGGGTAGGGTACTTATTCCAGAGTCCTGACCTGCAAATCTTCCTTCCTACGGTAGCAGAAGAGCTTTCCTGGTCTCTTAAGCGTCGCTCTGACCTGTCCAGAAAGGAAATAGAGAAGCAGGTAGCTGCTTGTGCTGAACTGTTCTCCCTCGATCTTGATGATACCCCCACTACCATGAGCTATCCACTACGTAAAGCACTCCAGGCAGCAGTGTACTATCTTCTTGACCGTCCCTTCTATATTCTAGATGAACTCGACAGTGCCTTGACCTATCAGAGTGCGCTTTCCATCATTGCCCACTTACGACATAATGGGGCAGGAATCCTACTCATCACCCATGACCGGCAATTTGCCGACAAGGTAGCTCAACGTTCCTATACGATTGAGGATGGGAGGCTGAGCGCAGTATGA
- a CDS encoding lysophospholipid acyltransferase family protein: MKKIRIAFAGLFVIPIIALSLVYAFPLGYLLRLLGFRKAGDRYLRACGHFIGSSIIFFLGIKVHVDGKENLPPEKSVCYMANHQSMLDIAAFVGPVNLWASIMAKAEVKRIPVINLWCYALDCVFINRISPRDAINAILRGVELLKSGKSMLIFPEGTRSKSGSIGELKKGSLKLATRSNSVIVPMTIKGLRAGLEQLHGFKRVHAYVSIGKPIYTDNLSTDELATLHETVYGTIAKRFDELPGQV; encoded by the coding sequence ATGAAGAAGATACGCATAGCATTTGCAGGATTATTTGTAATCCCAATTATAGCGCTTTCACTTGTGTATGCATTTCCTCTTGGATACCTGTTGCGCCTCCTCGGCTTCAGAAAAGCTGGGGATCGATATTTGCGTGCTTGTGGGCATTTTATTGGCAGTTCCATCATTTTCTTTTTAGGGATCAAGGTCCATGTTGATGGAAAGGAGAACCTTCCACCGGAAAAGTCAGTATGTTACATGGCAAACCATCAGAGCATGCTCGACATAGCTGCCTTTGTAGGGCCGGTCAATCTTTGGGCATCCATTATGGCAAAGGCAGAAGTTAAGCGGATTCCTGTCATCAACCTCTGGTGTTATGCCTTGGATTGTGTTTTCATCAACCGAATCAGTCCTCGTGATGCCATCAATGCCATTCTTAGGGGTGTAGAACTTCTCAAGAGTGGAAAAAGCATGTTGATCTTCCCTGAGGGAACAAGAAGCAAGAGTGGGAGCATCGGAGAATTGAAAAAAGGGAGTCTGAAACTAGCAACCCGCTCAAACTCTGTTATCGTGCCAATGACCATCAAGGGACTACGTGCTGGGTTGGAACAGTTGCATGGCTTCAAGCGTGTTCACGCATATGTCTCCATTGGAAAACCAATCTACACGGACAATCTGAGCACTGATGAGCTGGCAACGCTTCATGAAACGGTCTATGGAACCATCGCCAAACGGTTTGACGAACTTCCCGGCCAAGTCTAA
- a CDS encoding ABC transporter ATP-binding protein — protein sequence MLKRFIAYYRPYKGLFFLDMGVAIFASILSILFPTLTRQLLRVEIPDQNLKNMVIIFGFMLLIYILQAICQYIRVTWGHILGVKMETDMRSELFGHLQKLSFGFFDKTKTGHMMSRITNDLFQITEMAHHAPEDLIISVATILGSYILMFSYSVPLALVSLIPLPIMVFYGVYYGIRMKATFRRVRRTVADVNSNVENSLMGIREVKSYGRESYQEAKFNHVNDILRDSKMEQYKVMGSYHSILGFFRELYYFCTIAGGTLLIFMGKVQSYDLVTFILYVGVVLPPIDRLINFTEQLQQGMASFERFTQVMDEHPDIQDVKDAKSLKIQNGTVSFDHVSFSYENSSEVILKDVDITVPGGSTYALVGESGAGKSTFASLIPRFYEPSEGKVMIDGQDIRELTQHSLRQNIGFVQQNVFLFDDTIRENLKYGKVDATDDQLWLALDAANLGDFVRSLPLGLDTQVGERGTLLSGGQKQRISIARVFLKNPQILIFDEATSSLDTESEELINEAFHRLSKGRTAIVIAHRLTTVKHADCILVLDEGKLVESGTHEQLLEADGQYAKLYKTQDFS from the coding sequence ATGCTCAAACGGTTCATCGCCTACTATCGTCCATACAAGGGATTGTTTTTCCTTGATATGGGGGTGGCAATTTTTGCTTCAATCCTTTCGATTCTTTTTCCCACCTTGACCAGACAATTGCTCAGGGTGGAGATTCCTGACCAGAATCTGAAGAATATGGTCATCATCTTTGGCTTTATGCTCCTCATCTACATACTGCAGGCAATCTGTCAGTATATACGGGTAACCTGGGGACATATTCTTGGGGTAAAGATGGAGACTGATATGCGGAGCGAGTTGTTTGGTCACTTGCAAAAACTCTCCTTTGGGTTCTTTGACAAGACCAAGACCGGGCATATGATGAGTCGTATCACCAATGACTTATTCCAGATCACTGAGATGGCTCACCATGCTCCTGAGGATTTGATCATAAGCGTTGCTACCATTCTGGGTTCTTACATTCTTATGTTCAGCTACAGTGTCCCCCTTGCTCTGGTTTCCCTCATACCCCTGCCGATCATGGTGTTCTACGGGGTGTATTATGGAATACGCATGAAGGCAACCTTCCGTCGAGTACGGAGAACCGTTGCTGACGTGAACAGCAATGTAGAGAACTCCTTGATGGGGATTAGAGAGGTCAAGTCATACGGCCGTGAATCCTACCAAGAAGCAAAATTCAACCACGTCAACGATATCCTACGTGACAGCAAGATGGAGCAGTACAAGGTGATGGGAAGTTATCACTCCATCTTGGGGTTCTTCCGTGAGCTCTACTATTTCTGTACCATCGCCGGTGGAACGTTGCTGATATTCATGGGAAAAGTTCAGTCCTATGATCTGGTCACCTTCATTCTCTATGTTGGGGTGGTGCTCCCTCCCATTGATCGCCTGATCAACTTCACTGAGCAACTGCAGCAAGGCATGGCAAGCTTTGAGCGATTCACCCAGGTGATGGATGAACACCCAGACATCCAGGATGTGAAGGATGCAAAGAGCCTGAAAATCCAGAATGGGACAGTCAGTTTCGACCATGTCTCCTTCTCCTATGAAAACTCTTCAGAGGTGATCCTCAAGGATGTGGATATCACGGTTCCCGGCGGTTCTACCTATGCATTGGTAGGCGAGTCAGGAGCTGGAAAAAGTACCTTTGCCAGCTTGATCCCTCGCTTCTATGAGCCAAGCGAAGGCAAGGTGATGATTGACGGGCAAGATATTCGGGAACTGACCCAGCACTCCCTCAGGCAGAATATTGGGTTTGTCCAGCAGAATGTATTCCTCTTCGATGACACAATCCGGGAGAACCTGAAATACGGAAAGGTTGATGCAACCGATGATCAGCTTTGGCTGGCACTGGACGCAGCAAATCTTGGAGATTTTGTCCGTTCACTACCACTTGGACTCGATACCCAGGTAGGGGAGAGGGGTACACTGCTCTCCGGTGGGCAGAAACAACGAATTTCCATTGCACGGGTATTCCTGAAAAATCCCCAGATTCTCATATTTGATGAGGCGACCAGCAGTTTGGATACAGAGAGTGAAGAGTTGATCAATGAAGCTTTCCACCGTCTTTCAAAGGGTCGAACAGCTATTGTCATTGCCCATCGTCTGACAACCGTCAAACATGCAGATTGCATCTTGGTACTTGATGAGGGTAAACTGGTAGAGTCTGGAACCCATGAGCAGTTGCTTGAGGCTGATGGCCAGTATGCAAAACTCTACAAGACACAGGACTTTTCTTAG
- a CDS encoding DEAD/DEAH box helicase yields MKFTELPLSEQVLKGIETAGFSDCTNVQEKVLPTSLSRRDVMVQSMTGSGKTAVYVLTILESFVQAIKAGKGKPKALIVAPTRELAVQIEEDTILLGSGIEDLTIGSFFGGVGYGKQDEILEKGCDIFVCTPGRILDYQKMHKIDFREFDIFVVDEADRMFDMGFYPDIQKMFSLLRDCTERQTMLFSATLSTKVRNLAWSFMNEPAEIEVNPEEITVNAITQELFHVAKDEKFSLFLQLLKKENPENCLVFTNTKARCIEVSKRLSLNGYPTKYLMGDLPQSKRLQTIDRMKEGKIRFLVATDVAARGLQIDDLELVVNYDIPDDFENYVHRIGRTARAGKSGKSITFADEEYVFNLEAVENFIQMKIPVIWPEEGDLEPVEDKSASYSFRDLVRDDEYGGRPSRGPRSGSKPSRGGSRGPRRGKPQSSGRPKRARDDRDNKPRGPRPERQERAQEPQRRRRPGSKSYAEIQNLSLEERLSYYKQQYKSEGGQIPEGSPEAKKSQPAVKKESPVRKDPAPRPSVAQKQETTQPKKKQNFFTRLFRRNK; encoded by the coding sequence ATGAAATTTACCGAATTACCCTTAAGTGAGCAAGTGCTCAAAGGCATCGAGACTGCAGGCTTTAGTGACTGTACCAACGTACAGGAAAAAGTACTCCCCACAAGCCTCTCTCGTCGCGATGTCATGGTCCAGTCAATGACTGGAAGCGGAAAAACCGCAGTGTATGTGTTGACGATTCTTGAATCGTTTGTCCAGGCCATAAAGGCTGGAAAGGGCAAACCGAAGGCATTGATTGTTGCTCCAACCCGTGAATTGGCTGTTCAGATTGAGGAAGATACCATCCTCCTGGGATCAGGTATCGAAGACCTCACGATCGGAAGTTTCTTTGGTGGAGTAGGATACGGGAAACAGGATGAAATTCTGGAGAAGGGGTGTGATATCTTTGTCTGTACCCCTGGCCGTATTCTTGATTACCAGAAGATGCATAAGATCGACTTCAGAGAATTTGACATCTTTGTAGTTGATGAGGCGGACAGAATGTTCGATATGGGTTTCTATCCCGATATCCAGAAGATGTTCAGCTTGCTTCGTGATTGCACTGAACGACAGACCATGTTGTTCTCAGCAACGCTCAGTACAAAGGTCCGTAACCTTGCCTGGTCGTTCATGAATGAACCAGCGGAGATAGAGGTTAATCCTGAGGAAATCACCGTTAATGCAATTACCCAGGAGTTGTTCCATGTTGCAAAAGATGAGAAATTCTCACTTTTCCTTCAACTCCTGAAAAAAGAAAATCCAGAGAACTGTCTGGTATTCACCAATACCAAAGCACGATGCATTGAGGTCTCTAAGCGGCTTTCACTGAACGGATACCCGACCAAGTACCTGATGGGAGACCTGCCACAATCAAAGCGGTTACAGACAATTGACCGCATGAAGGAAGGCAAGATCAGATTTCTTGTGGCAACTGATGTTGCAGCCCGTGGGTTGCAGATTGATGACTTGGAATTGGTCGTCAATTACGATATTCCTGATGATTTTGAGAACTACGTTCACCGCATCGGCCGTACAGCCCGTGCTGGTAAGAGTGGTAAATCCATTACCTTTGCAGATGAAGAGTATGTATTCAATCTGGAAGCAGTAGAGAATTTCATTCAGATGAAGATTCCCGTAATCTGGCCTGAGGAGGGTGACCTTGAACCCGTGGAGGACAAGAGTGCCTCATACTCCTTCAGGGATTTGGTGAGGGATGACGAGTATGGTGGGCGTCCAAGTCGCGGACCTAGAAGTGGCTCAAAACCTTCCCGTGGTGGGTCCAGAGGACCCAGGAGAGGGAAGCCACAATCATCTGGCCGACCAAAGCGTGCAAGAGACGATCGAGATAACAAACCCAGAGGGCCTAGACCTGAAAGGCAGGAGAGAGCACAGGAACCTCAAAGACGTCGTCGTCCAGGTTCCAAGAGCTATGCTGAGATCCAGAATCTCTCACTTGAGGAGCGATTGTCCTATTACAAGCAGCAGTACAAGAGTGAAGGGGGTCAGATCCCTGAAGGATCCCCTGAGGCCAAGAAGAGCCAGCCTGCTGTGAAGAAGGAGAGTCCTGTAAGAAAAGACCCTGCCCCTAGGCCGTCTGTTGCTCAGAAGCAGGAGACCACCCAACCGAAGAAGAAACAGAATTTCTTCACCCGGTTGTTCAGGAGAAACAAGTAG
- a CDS encoding aminotransferase class IV, with the protein MVGEHAVYNGKIILQSEAVVPVTQREVQSGFYVYESLRVIQAHPVHLEDHLLRLENSAHLIHLDYPFSREEIATWVHALIEVDLVEKASLRIQIYGGKQPQLFITTSEILTYPESFYTEGVKSLTYEGERLLPGAKTGNLLLNYLALEEARRQGCFEALLVDEEQKILEGTRSNFFAIKDGQLFTAQDEKVLLGITRDRVIKAAKLLGLQIRYEAPSLNNVVGGFYDELFISATSMAAMPLSHVNGNIVGKAYTVTREISSLVRQWELED; encoded by the coding sequence ATGGTTGGAGAACATGCCGTTTACAACGGAAAAATCATATTGCAGAGTGAGGCGGTAGTACCGGTAACCCAGAGAGAGGTCCAGTCAGGGTTTTATGTGTATGAGTCCCTCAGGGTCATTCAGGCACACCCTGTGCATCTGGAGGACCACCTCCTGAGGCTTGAGAACTCTGCACATCTTATACATCTAGACTATCCGTTTAGCCGGGAAGAGATTGCCACCTGGGTACATGCCCTGATCGAGGTGGATCTGGTTGAGAAAGCCTCGCTGAGAATCCAGATCTATGGAGGCAAGCAACCACAACTGTTCATCACCACGAGTGAGATACTGACTTATCCAGAATCCTTCTATACGGAAGGTGTGAAATCACTCACCTATGAAGGGGAGAGACTGCTTCCTGGAGCAAAGACGGGGAATCTCCTGCTGAACTATCTTGCCCTGGAAGAAGCCAGAAGACAGGGATGCTTCGAAGCTCTCTTGGTTGACGAGGAACAGAAAATCCTGGAGGGGACGCGTTCCAACTTCTTTGCGATCAAGGATGGTCAGCTCTTCACCGCACAAGATGAGAAGGTCTTGTTGGGTATCACCCGGGATCGGGTTATCAAGGCAGCAAAGCTGTTGGGCTTGCAGATACGCTACGAAGCACCTTCCTTGAATAACGTGGTTGGTGGTTTCTATGATGAACTGTTCATCTCCGCAACCAGCATGGCTGCAATGCCTCTTTCACACGTCAATGGTAACATTGTTGGAAAGGCTTATACTGTAACCCGTGAGATCAGCAGTCTTGTCAGGCAGTGGGAGTTGGAGGATTGA
- a CDS encoding DNA translocase FtsK translates to MKEGRGKGSLVTGVVCLLLTLLVGALEVLPALGIELSVVSWASSLLNRFFSFTVSPVPFSLIPLAVLLGLWTIMIFTFRVRNRFLYVLIPLTGVMAYTLYSLSHLMQGSTRPLLIRTIPENLRSASFRVVLIFFAEMALFVILTLIGDGMKRYKTARAEMGKVKKEKRERKKGHSFKDQETPGDEEETITLNKKPVEAEEVVEGVSFADQQVAFPPIAEVPSLESLSRKHTPSDRRTPQDDTIAVKEMQVGKVSIGALHTLGEERKRNNGLTYLERKQRELEAQKQEAETHPQPKEEEKHKKEPVQLSGFLQGALEAVGKAPRKHNARRNEPQGKVRSMLAQAVEEQQGKREEPPAKPSQHMNIRERILSVQYEPREKEERPSNREVEDPFFRPNQPKTESPLPVTSKSEMTPEPGFAPKSTAQPTGGGELVGEAVQTESKEHEEDPLESASGVGGLSSRSEGSALINRKRITYQYPDESILVTYPQIGDVVDEQTVNQGKLLVATLEQFNINAELTNIVRGPTVTMFELLPAPGVRVNSIVNLSDNIALALAATQVRIVAPIPGKSAVGVEIPNLKRDIIGFREMLPSLTKSLGIPMVLGRSLMGDPVVVDVIKAPHLLIAGSTGSGKSVCVNSLICSVLFRRSPKQVRMILVDPKIVELNIYNGIPHLLTPVITDAKKTLKALDFCLYEMDRRYKLLQALSVRNIIGYNEKIESSRLAREKLPYILVVIDEFADLMHLVGKDMESKVSRLAAMSRAVGIHLVLATQRPSVDVITGVIKNNIPTRIAFAVTSSTDSRIILDEPGADKLLGKGDMLYMSSSSPATERIQGSFLSDNEVEQVVAFVSSQGEPEYIDESFFEDDEPKASESSDDDGADSNDDEELMERALAIVVERKCASASYLQRRLKIGYNRAARMVEQMEELGYVGPPNGSKPRELIKYP, encoded by the coding sequence GTGAAGGAAGGTAGAGGAAAAGGTTCTCTCGTTACAGGGGTGGTTTGCCTCTTATTGACACTATTGGTAGGAGCGTTGGAAGTTTTGCCGGCTCTCGGAATTGAACTCAGCGTAGTCTCTTGGGCAAGCTCCCTTCTTAATCGTTTCTTCTCCTTTACCGTTTCCCCTGTACCCTTTTCCCTCATCCCACTTGCCGTACTGCTTGGCCTCTGGACTATCATGATTTTTACTTTCAGAGTCAGGAATCGCTTTCTCTATGTATTGATCCCTCTTACTGGAGTAATGGCCTATACGCTCTATTCCCTCAGCCATCTTATGCAGGGAAGTACTCGCCCTCTCCTGATACGAACCATACCCGAAAATCTGCGTAGTGCATCTTTCCGTGTAGTGCTTATCTTCTTCGCTGAAATGGCTCTCTTTGTCATTCTCACATTGATTGGGGATGGGATGAAACGCTACAAGACAGCCAGGGCAGAGATGGGCAAGGTTAAAAAAGAGAAACGAGAAAGGAAGAAAGGACACAGTTTTAAAGACCAAGAAACTCCTGGGGACGAAGAGGAAACCATCACTCTCAACAAGAAACCTGTAGAAGCCGAAGAGGTTGTTGAAGGGGTAAGCTTTGCAGACCAACAGGTTGCTTTTCCCCCTATTGCTGAGGTTCCTTCACTGGAGAGTTTGTCAAGAAAGCATACCCCGAGTGACCGAAGAACGCCGCAGGATGATACAATCGCGGTGAAGGAGATGCAGGTAGGAAAGGTAAGTATTGGAGCGTTGCATACACTTGGGGAAGAGCGAAAACGTAATAATGGGTTAACCTACCTGGAGAGAAAACAGAGAGAACTGGAAGCCCAGAAACAAGAGGCTGAAACACATCCCCAACCAAAAGAAGAGGAAAAGCATAAGAAAGAGCCTGTTCAGCTCTCAGGGTTCCTGCAGGGTGCCTTGGAAGCGGTAGGGAAGGCACCCAGGAAGCATAATGCACGAAGGAATGAACCCCAAGGCAAGGTAAGGAGCATGCTTGCTCAAGCCGTGGAGGAGCAACAAGGAAAGAGGGAAGAACCTCCCGCAAAGCCCTCTCAACACATGAATATTAGGGAGCGCATTCTCTCAGTTCAGTATGAACCAAGAGAAAAGGAGGAGCGCCCCTCTAATCGGGAGGTGGAAGATCCCTTCTTCCGTCCTAATCAGCCAAAGACAGAATCGCCACTTCCTGTCACTTCCAAATCTGAGATGACTCCAGAACCTGGTTTTGCGCCCAAGAGTACTGCTCAGCCAACTGGTGGTGGTGAGCTGGTAGGAGAAGCGGTCCAGACAGAGAGCAAGGAGCATGAAGAAGATCCTCTGGAGAGTGCCAGCGGTGTGGGTGGCCTCTCTTCCAGAAGTGAAGGGAGTGCTCTCATCAACCGTAAGCGAATCACGTATCAGTATCCTGATGAGTCCATTCTGGTTACCTATCCACAGATTGGTGATGTGGTCGATGAACAGACGGTCAATCAGGGTAAGCTTCTGGTTGCAACACTGGAACAGTTCAATATAAATGCAGAATTGACCAATATTGTACGTGGTCCCACGGTCACCATGTTTGAGTTGCTTCCTGCTCCTGGGGTGCGGGTCAATTCAATCGTGAATCTTTCAGACAACATTGCCCTTGCACTTGCTGCCACCCAGGTCCGCATCGTGGCACCCATCCCTGGGAAATCTGCTGTGGGTGTTGAGATTCCGAATCTTAAGCGGGATATCATAGGATTCCGTGAAATGCTTCCCTCTCTTACCAAGTCTCTGGGTATTCCCATGGTATTGGGGCGCAGCCTGATGGGAGACCCCGTGGTTGTCGATGTGATCAAGGCACCTCATCTCCTGATTGCCGGTAGTACTGGAAGTGGTAAGAGTGTATGTGTGAACTCCTTGATCTGTTCTGTTCTGTTCAGGCGTAGCCCAAAGCAGGTAAGGATGATCCTGGTCGATCCAAAAATTGTTGAGTTGAATATCTATAATGGGATTCCCCACCTGCTCACTCCCGTTATCACTGATGCGAAAAAGACCCTGAAGGCACTAGATTTCTGTCTCTATGAGATGGATAGGCGGTACAAACTACTGCAAGCGTTGAGTGTCAGGAATATCATCGGGTATAACGAGAAGATAGAGAGCAGCCGCCTCGCGCGAGAGAAACTTCCCTATATCCTGGTGGTTATCGATGAATTTGCAGATTTGATGCATCTTGTTGGCAAGGACATGGAGAGCAAGGTCAGTCGTCTTGCCGCGATGAGCCGTGCGGTGGGTATCCACTTGGTCTTGGCTACACAGCGTCCTTCTGTTGATGTTATCACCGGCGTGATCAAGAACAATATTCCAACCCGTATTGCTTTTGCTGTTACCAGCTCTACCGATAGTCGAATCATCCTTGATGAACCTGGGGCAGATAAGTTGCTTGGTAAGGGTGACATGCTCTATATGTCCAGCAGCAGTCCTGCAACCGAGCGGATACAGGGATCTTTCCTCAGTGATAATGAAGTGGAACAGGTTGTTGCATTTGTGAGTTCGCAAGGTGAGCCTGAATATATCGACGAGTCATTCTTTGAGGACGATGAGCCGAAGGCAAGTGAGAGCAGTGATGATGATGGTGCTGATTCAAACGATGATGAGGAGTTGATGGAGAGAGCACTTGCGATTGTAGTTGAACGTAAGTGTGCTTCAGCCTCCTATCTGCAGCGCCGTCTGAAGATTGGGTACAACCGAGCTGCCCGTATGGTTGAACAGATGGAAGAGCTGGGCTATGTTGGCCCACCCAATGGGAGCAAACCCCGCGAATTGATCAAGTACCCCTAG